One genomic region from Reichenbachiella ulvae encodes:
- a CDS encoding RNA polymerase sigma factor, which translates to MKQATSHKDIHYEWVELLRVNDRTAQYEIYRLYSKAMLNTSFRMLQDLAEAEDVVQEAFVKAFNGIDKFRGESTFGSWLKRIVVNGALNVIKKRKEMADVDEIEDRPDADESLDYSEVSVDQVKAAVADLPEGFRMVFTLYLIEGYDHKEIAEILGISESTSKSQFNRAKAKLKVILKNRYNYER; encoded by the coding sequence GTCATAAGGATATCCACTATGAATGGGTCGAATTGCTTCGGGTAAACGATCGAACAGCTCAGTATGAGATCTATCGATTGTATTCCAAAGCAATGTTGAACACCTCTTTTCGAATGCTCCAAGATTTGGCAGAGGCAGAAGATGTGGTTCAGGAGGCTTTTGTTAAGGCCTTTAATGGAATTGACAAGTTCAGAGGAGAATCCACTTTTGGTTCCTGGTTGAAAAGAATTGTAGTAAATGGAGCACTGAATGTCATCAAAAAGAGAAAAGAGATGGCGGATGTGGACGAAATCGAAGATAGGCCAGATGCTGACGAGTCTTTGGATTATTCGGAGGTGAGTGTGGATCAGGTGAAAGCAGCAGTAGCAGATCTGCCCGAGGGATTTAGAATGGTTTTTACGCTATATCTAATTGAAGGCTATGATCACAAAGAGATTGCAGAAATATTAGGAATAAGTGAGTCAACCAGCAAGTCGCAATTCAATCGGGCCAAGGCTAAGTTGAAAGTGATTTTAAAAAACAGGTACAACTATGAAAGATAG